A section of the Glandiceps talaboti chromosome 8, keGlaTala1.1, whole genome shotgun sequence genome encodes:
- the LOC144438822 gene encoding cysteine-rich hydrophobic domain-containing protein 2-like: MADFDAIYEEDDEENDGYVDEGYISIVPDPIVVRGAGHVTVFGLSNRFDAEFPSGLSAKVAPEEYKATIGRVNSVLRKTLPVNVKWLLCGCICCCCTLGCSLWPVICLSKRTKHSIEKVLDWENSHLYHKLGLHWSLCKQRCDSSNMMEYVLKIEFIPKVSILKPD, from the exons ATGGCGGACTTCGATGCAATATACGAAGAAGATGACGAAGAAAATGATGGTTATGTTGACGAAGGCTACATAAGTATTGTTCCTGACCCCATAGTAGTTAGGGGAGCGGGACATGTCACAGT CTTTGGACTAAGTAATAGATTTGATGCTGAATTTCCATCAGGACTGTCAGCCAAG GTAGCACCTGAGGAGTACAAAGCAACTATTGGCAGAGTAAATAGTGTATTAAGAAAAACTTTACCCGTAAATGTTAAATGGTTACTATGTGGctgtatatgttgttgttgtacctTAGGATGTTCACTATGGCCAGTTATCTGTCTTAGTAAAAGG acaaaACATTCAATTGAAAAGGTACTAGATTGGGAAAATAGTCATTTATATCATAAGTTAGGTCTTCATTGGTCACTATGTAAACAAAGATGTGATTCCAGTAATATGATGGAATAC GTTTTGAAGATAGAATTCATTCCAAAAGTTTCTATATTGAAACCAGACTAG